The segment TAGCAGTTAGGTAGCAACTCTTCGACGACGATTCTAAAGGTCACTAAATAAACAACTAAGTAATGTTTCAAAATCATAAATGTATTctgtgttattttatattttggtatattttgacattaattcatatttaatattgatttattgtttattgtaattttttatgtgCATATTATGTAATTCTACACAATGGAAATTgttactgaataaataaatgacagcaAAGTAAATTCTATCCCTTACTCACACTTACAAGAAAGGTTTCTCGTGAATAAATCCATCGCTTGTGGTAAAACTGTCACATTCCGCATTCAAGATGTCGAAGCAAGTTTCCAAGAAAAAGCCAATAAGGAATCCGAGATTGTCCAGATTAAGGAAGTGAACAGTGCGGGATTAATTCTGcaaatcccgcgggatcccgcgTCCCGCACATGAGGTCTCCTCACTGCTAAGCCGGGATTAGGTCCGGGTTCGGTGTCGTTGCTAGGCACAACTAAATTAAACTCACGTCTTTCTCCGCCGACTGAACTGAGATATGATTTACTCTTTTATGATTAATGTTCAAATGTTCTAGGTTTTTCTTAGAGTCTCAGACTGGTCTTAATTAAAATCTTGCTCAACagaaaaggttatttattttttaatctcgGTTAATCAGTCTGTATCTCGGAATGAGAGAAAAATATTAGTCTCGTACTAATTAACTGTGAACTATATTATCTGGAGCAGACACGATCACGCGACATCACTCATAGCTTACTGCTTAATAGTCCCTTAATTAAGATTGGATACTTATCTTTTAATAGTTGACCGTTTATGTACCACTTATGTAATTTTGTCTCATATATCATAATGGCCTTCATATGACTTATTAATTTTCCTACTTATACAATATTCTGTAACTTGAAGCCAGTATAGTAAATAATACTGCGTGGAATGAAGGCGTCGTTAGTTATAAGAACAAAGTATTGTAACAACTGCCTACTATCAGAGATTCGCCCGAGCACCGCCGGGCAGTACCTACTCAAGGAAGTCATGAAACTCTCGTAATTCTAGCGCTGTTCACGGAGCAGTGCTACATTAAAGTGCTACCTCAATGTATACCTCTATttaaacagcaaaataaaaaaaatatgctaaaaAAACTCTTTTTGAATACGAGTAAGTAGTAGAAGCTGAGAGTTTAATTAGTTTACTTTCTTATTCGGTTTACAAAATTCTAAAGTGTGATTAATGATTAATTTCAACTAGGACTACGTccgcataaaatatttaatactataaataaaactggTAATCACGTGAGCCAACATTTATCCTGACTTGAAAATAATAACTGCAACATTTTCCCTTATGATTTCTCCATGTATTCTGTACTCCGTGTCCCGAGAGCCCCGACCTCTTTATTCTTCGGCCGGTCAATGGCGGACACTTGAGCGGCCGATTTACGGCTTCTCTCACAAACCCCCTCTTAAACGAATGCAATAATACTATCGAGAATTAATTGCTTGTTTTTATTGTACGAACTGATAAAGGGAATTTTATTGAGAAAGAATTGTACTTTATCTTTGAACAAATTGTCGTTGCATTCTTGTGTCTACAAATTGcttcaatgtttttaatttactcATGATCACTGATCATAAGTGTACTTTGGGTTTGTTTGAACTAAGGCGTGTAACTTTGAAACGACTGCGTTTGTGGTCAAACTATATTATCAGAATACGGTACAAAGATAAACATATACTAATCAGTATCCGTGTGGGTCGAAAGTACCAAGAAATACAAAGAAATTCAAATGAATTTCCTGAAAAAAAGTACTTAACTTGGAGTCGTATTTTAAAGAACGAAGGAAATGTCGCCTTAAAGCCGAGACCAAGAATGGAAAACATTTGAGTTGCTCCACAAAGAGCGACCAGTTAATTTTTATCTTCCCCCCTCCCCCCCTGAGTGCTCTGATTTTACGAGCAACCCTTCACAATGACTCCATTTAGATTGTTTTCTGTAGTCATTAACTTGATATTGTGGCGGAGgaggttttaaaaataaaatgtcccTCTCGGGTCTCGTGGAGGACTCGACCGGCGGCGGCGGTCGGGAGCCGGGAGCCGGGAGCCGGGAGACAACGAGCTCTGTACACAGAGCAAGATGTTATTGTGAAGCAAGTGCTTGTAACGCTTGTTAATATAACGACACTGTTGTGCACACTTTTACTGTTATTTTACTATTGTTCTTTTAGCTGTTTTTCtagcattattttaattgcttttttatttaatttcgtcACATTTCTTGTCTCTGGCATTGTTTTCAGCTCCCCTGCGGAATGTTCAAGTGTGATTGGATACTCGTCGGCGGTCGACTGCAGGGAGAGCACAGCTTCGCCCTGACCACGCGGGACTAATAAAAATCCTTTGCAGAATAGGGGTCGCAACCCTTGCCAGATTTAAATCGTTTAGAGAGTAGATGTGTTTATTTGAGCACGCGACAGTATCGCTTATCTGCTGTTCTCGTATGAAATGTTTGGAAGCTGCAACACAAACAGGATTATGATAATGCGGATGGATGTGAACTCGTTGTGTCGCAGAGCGCGGGAACTTGGCGCCGAGATGTAAGCGGCTCGCGCTTGAGATGGGATGCTGTGCCACAGCGACACGAGATGAACGACGATTTACATTAAGAACACTTACACTTTAAATCGATAACAATTGATCACTATGaaacttcaataaataaaataaaagtgtgtAATAATATAGGTAAACTGATTCTCAAATAAACCTAACATGTGTTGACctttaaaataacatacaagtaaataaaatagttgtgTCGACATTCACTAACTTACTCAATGACTTAATTAAACGTCGACATAAGTTTTAAGCGTTGACTAAGTCGAGTAAGTTTGTTGCGAACTAACATATTTAATAATGAAAGTTTTAATTCGGCAATCACAAGAGCCGACAACTCCCTCAACTAAGATTTGACCGAACATTACAAGTAGATCAATTACGGCTGTTTCCAATAATCGATCTGTCTTTTCTAGGTATTGTTACTAGAGATAGGCTGTTAAGACTGCTACAAAGATTGTATGGGGTTAATCTCAAAATTCTAGCTCTAGTAATCAAATGAAAAGATGGTTAGAATATTGGAAGCTAGACTAGCGCGCCTGCCTACTCTGCCTCTATGAGGGGAACATTAGTTAGGTATAATGTTCATACCTGCTGCTTCTTTTGTGCAGCGTCGGGAAATAGATGCTCGCTACTGCCACATGATAGTGTAATGTTGTAATATAAACTGTCTTCTCTGCAGGGGACTTGTAAATTCTAAATTCTTGTGTGCACCGATCGTCTTTTGGGGGTTCTTCagtattgtaatctataaacgcaatactaccctccattcaagtcctggcaggtaataataaagcaccttatatacattattatatttatcgaTATGGGCCTTAATTAAAcggatgaataaaataaaaaaaaacaatcttccAGGAAagaagcgtgttaaaaatacgATGCTTACTGCTAATTAATAAAGCTAATTTTAAGGATTttaatctataaaactttacgtttttattgtaaaacagTATCAGTGTTATGTGAGACATAGGTAGTAGTTGGTGGAGGCAATAAGCGCATTCCTCGATCCGACCAGCTGGAACGAGTCAGACGCACGCACGGAATGTTCAGCAGTATTCGATACCACGCTCTAGGCCTTTGTACTACaaacatcaaataaaattacatgaatTTTCAATAAGATTACGTACTTATCGAAAAAAGATAATGGTAGagctaaattaaaatattgtcttcTATTAAATAGATGTACATACTTAATAGTACCAGAAAACCGAACgcaagttactttcttattaaaataaatcaagacAAGAGCGTTCTCCGCCCACTCGTAACATCTGAATCGCCTACTACTACACTCTGGGGCATTGCGGCCAATACACATCGCTCACCATGTAGAACTTTACCGTGACGAGAGCCGCTGCCCCCGGAGCGAGGGCGTGATGATACTTTGATAAATGTCTTCAAAACAACTGCCGAGCGGACCCTCGCAGTTTGTGAAGAAGGGCGAACACTTCGATTCCGAGCTCCAAAGGAATTTATCTCAACTACCTATATTAACTACGTCTGTTTGGTTTTATGTTACATTGATCGTACCCGTGTTCTTAGGGGAATAGACAGATTCTAACTTTTACTTGTCTTGCAATCCAAACCTCAAATTGTTACTAACACATTTCACACAATGAAATTGAAACGGTTAGAATATCGTTAAcaatttaaaccacacaatatcAAGACAATCAAAACACTTCGAAATGTGTCGATCCTTATCAAATAATCCGTTACAATCACTTGAATCTACGCACGTATGAAGCGAGACGTTAATACTGAACAAATATATCGGCTCCCAGTTGGACCCGGCCGTGACGAGCTCGTCACAAGTTCGTCACGAGTTCACAAGTGGAACTAAATAAACAGACGTTAGGTCCTTCGAGACGGGACACTTAAACTCTCGTTAAACTCACAAACTAAGAGGAGACTATTGTCTTGTTCGACAAACATACGATTTGTTTACTACTTTATATTGTCgtgatttttgaaatatgcaACTGACTTCACTTTGTATGAAGACCGGATTTAACAGGACGTGTAAATTTATAATTGTATTCAttacttttaagttatttatttgtctaaatttaagtatttaaattatatttagaaattgtGATTTAGTTGTAATGTCTACTTTtgactattatttaaataaattgtaaatagtttttgtatTGACTGATGTAAAAGCGCAAAACGAAAAAGCGCGGGAACCGAGGTTATGTCCGCATGTGCGGTGTCGGAGACAAAATAATACTTCTTCTTGTATATGTaaagaaaagtaatttaattaaaataaaataaatacaggtGTAAGGACACGGACGACGCGACACTTTCTtcgcttaatattaatttaatttgtttcgaCAATGCTCTTGTGGCGTGCGTAGTTAgcaatatcaatatggcggcgCGCGGCTCCAGCGCGCGCGTCCTGCGCCCGCGTCCCTCTCTCCACCCCCTCGCGTCCCGTAGAGCCGGGCACACATCCGCTCGGTTTTAGTAAGTTTAGTGTGGGCGCGAACATCCTCCCGGGGTTGAAAGGGTAGCTTTCAAGCTTCTTTATTCTCGGCAGCATCCTTGTCATCATTGATCAGTGTCGTGTCTGCTGGGGCTGAACTTGGTAGAATGCACATTTTGTTCACAGCCCTTCGTACTGTGCCTCTGGAAGACATGACATCGGCCACCCTGCTGACTCCATCCGTCCCAGGATACAAATGTGTGACACGGCCGAGTCTCCATTGCAGTGGGGGAACATTTTCTTCCTTTAGGATCACCAGATCACCCACACGAAGCTCATGCTGCCTGGTTTTCCATTTCGTGCGTTGCTGCAGCTCCGCTACGAACTCCCGGCGCCATCTTTGCCAGAAGTCTTGTCTGATTTTCTCTATAAGTTGGTAACGATTTGGACTCTTCGTATTAATAGGTGCCGACGGTAACGACGTGAGAGGTCGCCCGACAAGGAAGTGCCCTGGGGTAAGTGGTGTAGGATCGGTAGGATCGGAAGATAGGGGAGACAGAGGACGGGAATTAAGTATGGCCTCGACTTGTGCTAATAACGTAGCAAGCTCCTCGAACGTCAAGGAAGCTTTACCGGCCGTGCGTTTTAAATGAAACTTTGCCGACTTGACTCCTGCTTCCCATATGCCCCCAAAGTGAGGCGAGTACGCCGGGCTAAATACGAATTTTATACCATTATCAGTCGCGAAATTATCAGTACACTTACGATTGGACCTGAGCACTCTACACATTTCGTTATTTGCGCCTCTGAAATTAGTGCCATTATCGCAATAGATGACACTAGGTTTGCCTCTTCTTGATATGAACCTTTTTAAAGACAATATAAATGCATCAGAGCTCAAACTGCTTACTAATTCTAAATGAATCGCCTTAGTCGAGAGGCATACAAATAAACATAGATAACATTTTGAGGATTGACTTCCTCTACCCTTGCGGCTAGAAATAGTAAAAGGACCAGCAAAATCTACACCGCATGTGTAGAAAGGAAACATTGAGTAAGTTCTTTCCGAAGGTAAGTTACCCATTATTGGTTGAATGGTTTTTCCTCGAAAGCGAGTACAGAGTAGACACTTCTTAGTCGTACTGCGAGCTAAATTTCTACCTCCTATGGCCCAAAATCGCTCTCTGATAGACGCTAGCAGATGTTGCGGTCCTGCATGAAATAAACGTTCATGTTCTTGCCTGAATAACAATTGAGTGAACTGATGTTTTGCATCTAAAATCATGGGGTGCTTCTTATCATAATCAAATTCAGAATTTTGAAGCCTACCACCAACTCTCAATATATTGTTGTCATCTAAGAAAGGATTCAACGACAGTAATTTAGACTTACAATTAAGAGTTTTCTTGtcgctaattaatttaatttcgtcAGAGTAACTATCCAACTGACTTAACCTAACTAAAGTTAATAATGACTTATCTAATTCCTTAACATCTAATGGTCCACTAAttctactatttttatttaagcaatTATGTTCAAAACGTTGCACATATGCATAGATCCTAATAAGTTTATTAAAGttagaatatttttcaaattcaattatGTTATTTACAATTGTGGTGTGACATTCAATGTTGCGTGGGATTTTAAGTTCTGGTAAACTAGGGATTTGTTGTTGTGTAGGCCAACAAGTAGGGTCATTAGCGAGGAACGAAGGCCCTGCCCACCAAAGGCTAGAAGCTTTTAACTGCTTGGGAGACACACCTCTAGAACCCATGTCTGCGGGGTTTTGATCAGTTGGTACATATCTAAAGTCGAATCCCGGTGTCAGTTGATTTATTTCGTTCACtctattacaaacaaatactttAAGATCCCTGGGTGGAGTTTGCACCCATCCCAACACAACCATCGAATCAGACCATAGAACTTTTCGGGATATATTACATTGTAAGGAATCTAATACCTTTGAACATAGACGAGCCCCTAGGAGTGCGCCACACAACTCCAGCCTCGGTATAGTGGTTGGATTCATTGGGGCGACTCGTGCTTTAGCACACAACAACCTAACTGTTACTTTTCCAGTACAGTCTTCAGAGCGCAAGTAGATACATGCCGCGTAGGCTTGTTGTGAGGCATCGACAAAACAATGTAGTTCTATAGTTTTAGGATTGTCACATAAACCCAACGTTCTATATTAATATCAGAcaaatatgaaaattctttcaaaagGTTAGACCAATCCTTACAAAATTCAACTGGTACTGGGTCATCCCAGTCCAGTTTAGCAGACCAtaattgttgtagtaaaattTTAGGTACTATAATACAAGGGCTTAATAGTCCCAAAGGATCAAATACTTTGGCCGTAGTAGAGATTACTGACCGTTTGGTTATTTGAGCAGAATGCTGTAAATCTGTGGAAAATAGTAAATTATCAGACTTAGGACACCAAATAAGACCTAATACACTAGATTCCTTATTAAAATCTACAAATTTGGctgtatcatcatcattttcaaaTAAGCTAGGACAATTTGTTCTGAATTTTCTTAAAGGCAAGAGTGCTGAATCAAGAGTAGCAACAACTTCcctataaatgtgttttaaaccCTCTACAGTTTCGGAACCAGTATTTAAATCATCAGcataaaaatcattttcaatGACACATGCTATAGACTTATCCTCACATTCTTTTGCTAACTGTAGCAAACATCGAGTACTGAGAAATGGTGCGGACGCAGTACCATAAGTTACTGTGTTTAGCTGTAAGATATCTATCGGTTTTGTTTCGTCATCGCGCCATAATATTAGTTGTAGGTGGCGCTGCTGTTCCTTAATTTCAGTCTGCCGAAACATCTTCTCTATATCTCCGGTGAGAACATATTTATGTTTACGAAAGCGAAGCAAAATTGATATTAAATCACTCTGTATAACTGGCCCGACCATCTGTATATCATTAAGTGATTTTCCAGAACTAGTTTTACATGAGGCATTGAACACTACCCGCAGTTTAGTGGTTTCACTTTTTTCCCGTATTACTGCATGGTGGGGCATATAATATCCGAACtcaggtttattttttaaaactgttAAATGTCCTAAATTAGCATACTCGTCTATGAACTCCTTGTATTTAATCTTAAGACTAGGATTCTTAGCAAATTTTTTCTCTAGATTTAAAAGCACTTCTTAGCTATATAATATGAGTTCCCAAGAGCTTCCTCAGGGGACTCCTTAAAAGGCATTGTCACAGCAAACCTACCATTTGGTAATCTAGAAAAAttctcaataaaattgttttcacaaAGCTGTTCTTCTACAGAATATGTTTTAGTAACTGGAAGGTCATCAATTGTCCAAAACCTCTCTAAAGATTCCTTTATTTCTTGAGtgaaattacaataaacttGTGAGGTTGGCTGTTGTGTACTTATTGGGCCACTCACTAGCCACCCAAACTTGGACTCCTGTAAAACAggatttttattacctaatttaattaaattagagcCTACTATGTCCCAGTAGACATCTGCCCCTAAGAGGATATCTACCTCAGAAGGGAAAAAGTAGTTTGGATCAGCTAACTCAATGTTACTTGGTAATTTCAAATATTCAGTATTTATTAAAGAATTTGGTAAAATTCCAGTAATTCTGGGAACAACTAAACACTTAACTTTAATCTCAAAAGAATTACACCTAGACTTAAGCTTTAAATTACAACTTTGCTTAATACTACAATTAGAATTATTAATACCACAAACATTTACAGACCCTCCCGGGTTAATCACTAAAcctaatttttcttttaaactcTCAGTGATGAAGGATGATTGGCTTCCTGTGTCTAACAGGGCTCTGGCTGTGTATGTTTTCTTATCTTTCACAACCTGGATAAGAGCTGTACTTAATAACACCTGGTCGCTGCTGACCACAGACAGTGACACCGGTAAAGATGATGTTGATGGTTGTTCACTATTCTCTGTTTGTGTGACATGCACTAATGTGTTATGCTTTTTCTTGCATGTACGACACATCGCCTTTAATCTACACTGATATGCATTATGACCACTTCGAAAACAATTCTTGCACAAATTAAACTTGGTAATCTCACCTAGACGTTCATCCACAGTCATACCTTTAAATTTGTCACACAAGTAAAGTGGGTGAATTTCCTTGCACACAAgacattcattattatttactttcttatcaaCAGCTGCAACAAAACTTTTggagtgtgtgtttgttttatgtttgtgaTCAGGAACTTTGTCTGAGTGAGTATTATTAAAGTAGGAAGTCTCAAGTATGTCAGCCCGGTTGCGAAGAAAATCAAAGAAATCGGTCAACAATACAAGTTCACTAGACTTACTTTTGTGTTCTTGCCACTTCCTGGCGGTATGCAAGTCTAACA is part of the Helicoverpa zea isolate HzStark_Cry1AcR chromosome 26, ilHelZeax1.1, whole genome shotgun sequence genome and harbors:
- the LOC124642965 gene encoding uncharacterized protein LOC124642965, which encodes MSESELKMELSTLVKQRGIIKGRLTRFEQYVKELTSLKDIPALKYKELELKTSKIQSLISEFEDIQNKIDILHSDPDEQIQEREMLENKFINLIAISQELLDNSGVKKETDHNDQFSSNYSSHKHSGIKLPTIKLPTFDGNYLKWLEFKDTFLSVVDSNLEIPHINKFHYLRSALEGSAAVVIKSIEFSAKNYKVAWDLLCQRFENKDILVNNHLTALFNIEPLKRESYKSLRFIVDHVMKHLRALETLGLPTNKWDILIIFMISSMLDLHTARKWQEHKSKSSELVLLTDFFDFLRNRADILETSYFNNTHSDKVPDHKHKTNTHSKSFVAAVDKKVNNNECLVCKEIHPLYLCDKFKGMTVDERLGEITKFNLCKNCFRSGHNAYQCRLKAMCRTCKKKHNTLVHVTQTENSEQPSTSSLPVSLSVVSSDQVLLSTALIQVVKDKKTYTARALLDTGSQSSFITESLKEKLGLVINPGGSVNVCGINNSNCSIKQSCNLKLKSRCNSFEIKVKCLVVPRITGILPNSLINTEYLKLPSNIELADPNYFFPSEVDILLGADVYWDIVGSNLIKLGNKNPVLQESKFGWLVSGPISTQQPTSQVYCNFTQEIKESLERFWTIDDLPVTKTYSVEEQLCENNFIENFSRLPNGRFAVTMPFKESPEEALGNSYYIAKKCF